From Diaminobutyricibacter sp. McL0608, one genomic window encodes:
- a CDS encoding DUF1905 domain-containing protein, whose amino-acid sequence MSTEPGPLDHTFTAPIGVDVKGSIWSCVEVPDSASLFGTKKAVRVDATVDGFPMPNIGLMVTGKGGHMLSLSAKMRARLGKDVGDTVTVHLVRRLT is encoded by the coding sequence TTGAGTACCGAACCCGGACCCCTGGATCACACGTTCACGGCGCCGATCGGAGTCGATGTCAAAGGCAGCATCTGGTCATGCGTCGAGGTGCCAGACTCCGCATCGCTCTTCGGCACCAAGAAGGCTGTGCGCGTCGACGCGACGGTAGACGGTTTCCCGATGCCGAACATCGGACTCATGGTCACAGGCAAGGGCGGCCACATGCTCTCGCTCAGCGCAAAGATGCGCGCGCGGCTCGGCAAAGACGTCGGGGATACGGTCACCGTCCACCTCGTACGCCGGCTGACCTAG
- a CDS encoding PadR family transcriptional regulator: MAKQMTEMLKGTLEGIVLAILAVQPAYGYEITARLRDQGFSDIVEGTVYALLVRIEQRGFVDVAKVPSEKGPPRKVYSLNGTGSEYLEEFWRSWSFLAERIEQLHHHIEDPKEQGE, translated from the coding sequence ATGGCCAAGCAGATGACCGAGATGCTCAAGGGCACGCTCGAGGGAATCGTCCTCGCCATCCTGGCCGTACAACCGGCCTACGGGTACGAGATCACGGCCCGACTGCGCGATCAGGGCTTCTCCGACATCGTCGAAGGCACTGTCTACGCGCTGCTGGTCAGAATCGAGCAGCGCGGCTTCGTAGACGTGGCGAAAGTCCCGTCCGAGAAGGGACCGCCACGCAAGGTGTACTCGCTCAACGGAACAGGCAGCGAGTACCTCGAAGAGTTCTGGAGGAGCTGGAGCTTCCTCGCAGAACGAATCGAACAGCTCCATCACCACATCGAAGACCCGAAGGAACAAGGAGAGTAA
- a CDS encoding SDR family NAD(P)-dependent oxidoreductase: MDLQLRDQVVLVVGGAGYIGSVVTERFRQEGATTVVASRRASDDLDSVVMDATDPVSVRSAIAGVVSTHGRIGALVVTAAPSAQTLDPARSSEPEQILEAVDSKALAFLRVATEVIPNMREAGYGRIVVISGQNALVTGNITGSVRNAATIMVAKNLADELAGTGIAVNAVNPGLVADDPPREVGIGRAGSTSTQQVADLVAFLASPISGVSGESIAVGHRVRGVMSF, from the coding sequence GTGGATCTACAACTGCGCGATCAGGTCGTTCTCGTCGTCGGTGGGGCCGGATACATCGGCTCGGTTGTGACCGAGCGCTTCAGGCAGGAAGGCGCGACGACCGTCGTGGCATCGCGCCGCGCTTCGGATGACCTCGACAGTGTTGTCATGGACGCCACTGATCCGGTATCCGTCCGGTCGGCCATCGCGGGGGTCGTCTCGACGCACGGCCGCATCGGCGCACTCGTCGTGACCGCCGCGCCGTCGGCGCAGACCCTGGATCCGGCTCGGAGTTCGGAACCGGAGCAGATCCTCGAGGCCGTCGATTCGAAGGCCCTCGCCTTCTTGCGCGTCGCGACGGAGGTCATCCCGAACATGCGCGAGGCGGGTTACGGCCGGATCGTCGTCATCAGTGGCCAGAATGCGCTCGTCACGGGGAACATCACAGGCTCGGTGCGCAACGCGGCGACCATCATGGTCGCTAAGAACCTTGCCGACGAACTGGCCGGCACCGGCATCGCGGTCAACGCGGTGAACCCCGGCCTCGTCGCCGACGACCCGCCTCGCGAGGTCGGGATCGGTCGAGCCGGCTCCACCAGCACTCAGCAGGTGGCTGACCTCGTCGCCTTCCTCGCCTCGCCGATCTCCGGGGTGTCGGGCGAATCGATCGCGGTGGGACACCGTGTGCGCGGGGTCATGTCGTTCTAG
- a CDS encoding ABC transporter permease: MTTHVLSDTSVLTGRSLRHILRSPDTIITTAVTPIALMLLFVYVLGGAINTGSSESYVNYLLPGILLITIASGVAYTSYRLFLDLQGGIFERFQSMPIARSSVLWGHVLTSLVANLISVTVVIGVALIMGFRTGASVAAWLAVAGILILFTLALTWLAVIAGLSAKTVDGASAFSYPLIFLPFISSAFVPTDSMPGPVAWFAEHQPVTSIVNTIRALFAEQPVGSDIWIALAWLVGILVIAYGFAITIYRRKIS; this comes from the coding sequence ATGACCACCCACGTCCTCAGCGACACCAGTGTCCTCACCGGCCGCTCGCTGCGCCACATCCTCCGCAGTCCCGACACCATCATCACGACCGCGGTCACTCCGATCGCGTTGATGCTGCTGTTCGTATATGTCCTGGGCGGCGCGATCAACACCGGATCCAGCGAGTCGTATGTGAACTACCTGCTCCCCGGCATCCTGCTGATCACGATCGCGTCGGGCGTCGCTTACACCTCGTACCGGCTCTTCCTCGACCTGCAGGGCGGCATCTTCGAACGCTTCCAGTCCATGCCGATCGCGCGGTCTAGCGTTCTCTGGGGCCACGTGCTCACCTCCCTGGTCGCGAACCTGATCTCGGTGACGGTCGTCATCGGTGTCGCGCTGATCATGGGGTTCCGCACCGGGGCATCCGTCGCCGCCTGGCTCGCCGTGGCCGGCATCCTGATCCTGTTCACCCTCGCGCTGACCTGGCTCGCGGTGATCGCAGGGCTGTCGGCGAAGACCGTGGACGGCGCGAGCGCGTTCAGCTACCCGCTGATCTTCCTGCCGTTCATCAGCTCCGCGTTCGTGCCCACCGACTCGATGCCGGGCCCGGTCGCCTGGTTCGCCGAGCACCAGCCGGTGACCTCCATCGTGAACACCATCCGGGCACTGTTCGCCGAGCAACCGGTCGGCAGCGACATCTGGATCGCGCTCGCCTGGCTCGTGGGCATCCTCGTCATCGCCTACGGCTTCGCGATCACCATCTACCGCCGCAAGATCAGCTGA
- a CDS encoding DUF1048 domain-containing protein — protein sequence MAAKWIEVLTGSLEQKKQYKQYKARIEALPEPYRASAKAFERYFMYAGGITDGDTLVTMVSDFADLWERAAVDGTPVSEIVGDDPVEFAEAFTQAYSGKQWIDKERARLVKAVEDAEQGEK from the coding sequence ATGGCCGCAAAATGGATCGAGGTCCTCACCGGGTCGCTCGAACAGAAGAAGCAGTACAAGCAGTACAAGGCCCGCATCGAGGCACTGCCGGAGCCGTACCGGGCATCCGCAAAGGCATTCGAGCGGTACTTCATGTACGCCGGAGGCATCACCGACGGCGACACGCTCGTCACGATGGTCAGCGACTTCGCAGACCTCTGGGAGCGGGCAGCGGTGGACGGGACGCCGGTGAGCGAGATCGTCGGCGACGACCCCGTGGAGTTCGCCGAGGCCTTCACGCAGGCCTACAGCGGAAAGCAGTGGATCGACAAGGAGCGCGCCCGTCTGGTCAAGGCGGTCGAGGACGCAGAACAAGGGGAGAAGTGA
- a CDS encoding GNAT family N-acetyltransferase produces the protein MLVLRDFREGDFDAIRAWAPTPDDVYLFAGSARLWPLDDALLREWLHAERVTAWTAVDPDARDTPVGHIELVRTGEVTGRLARVLLDPTVRGKGYGRALVAAAVDAAVASGTTTIDLNVISGNVPAIATYRSLGFVALGPNPEHPDMTRMRLLAGVRS, from the coding sequence ATGCTCGTACTGCGCGATTTCCGGGAAGGTGACTTCGACGCCATCCGCGCGTGGGCGCCGACGCCCGACGACGTGTACCTGTTCGCCGGTTCGGCGCGGTTGTGGCCGCTCGATGACGCCCTGCTGCGCGAGTGGTTGCACGCCGAGAGGGTCACGGCGTGGACGGCAGTGGACCCGGATGCGAGAGATACGCCCGTCGGCCACATCGAGCTCGTGAGAACGGGGGAGGTGACGGGCCGGCTGGCCCGCGTCCTTCTCGACCCGACCGTGCGCGGCAAGGGCTACGGCCGCGCGCTGGTGGCGGCAGCGGTCGACGCCGCGGTCGCGAGTGGTACCACCACGATCGACCTCAACGTGATCTCAGGCAACGTCCCGGCGATCGCGACCTACCGGAGCCTGGGATTCGTCGCGCTCGGCCCCAACCCCGAGCATCCGGACATGACGCGGATGCGCCTGCTGGCCGGTGTGCGCAGCTGA
- a CDS encoding phospholipase D family protein: MDDDAGDWFLSRAELGRLAPDARTGAVRLAPWSEGNLVRPLVHGATYFARLHSELTALQPGDRVWFTDWRGDPDERLLPDGPSIGEVLADLARTGVQVRGLVWRSHGERVSAPISGRSNAHLGREVNDAGGEVLLDQRVRVFGSHHQKFFVIRHADDPSQDVAFVGGIDLSHSRRDDAEHAGDPQAVSMDPRYGKRPPWHDAALELRGPVVADLLAVFSERWNDPHPLDHRNPYRMLLQRLADMPRHPKPLPEAAPAPAVAGPHAVQLLRTYAPKRPPFPFAPRGERTIARAYAKAFARARSFIYIEDQYFWSKEVAAGIARALVRNPRLQVIVVVPRYPDWDGPLAGPPKRLGQLRAISMLRRAASDRIGVFDLENTAGTPIYLHAKICIVDDLWMTCGSDNFNRRSWTSDSELTCAVFDQGAEGHPRDRLAQELRLQLWAEHLGFAPDDPRLLDADGGLALWKASADALDRWHETVRDSPRPTGQVRRHRIEPVSRLQRLWADPLNSLIVDPDARPRRLRGTSKF; encoded by the coding sequence GTGGACGATGATGCCGGAGACTGGTTCCTCAGCCGCGCCGAATTGGGGAGGCTGGCACCCGATGCGCGGACCGGAGCCGTCCGGCTGGCGCCCTGGTCAGAGGGCAACCTCGTACGGCCGCTGGTGCATGGCGCGACCTACTTCGCCCGGCTCCACAGCGAGTTGACCGCATTGCAGCCGGGCGACCGGGTGTGGTTCACGGACTGGCGTGGCGACCCGGATGAGCGGCTGCTCCCGGATGGCCCGTCGATCGGCGAGGTGCTCGCCGATCTGGCCCGCACAGGAGTACAGGTGCGCGGGCTGGTCTGGCGTTCGCACGGAGAACGGGTGTCGGCGCCGATCAGCGGCCGGTCGAATGCCCACCTCGGCCGAGAGGTCAACGATGCCGGCGGCGAAGTCCTGCTCGATCAGCGGGTGCGCGTATTCGGGTCGCATCACCAGAAGTTCTTCGTCATCCGGCATGCGGACGACCCATCGCAGGATGTCGCATTCGTTGGCGGCATAGACCTCTCCCACAGCCGCCGGGACGACGCCGAGCACGCAGGAGACCCGCAGGCGGTGAGCATGGATCCCCGCTATGGCAAGCGACCACCGTGGCACGATGCCGCACTCGAATTGCGCGGCCCTGTGGTGGCAGACCTGCTGGCCGTGTTCTCCGAACGCTGGAACGACCCGCATCCCCTTGACCACCGCAACCCGTATCGGATGCTGCTGCAGCGGCTCGCCGACATGCCCCGGCATCCGAAGCCGCTGCCCGAGGCGGCACCGGCACCGGCTGTGGCGGGTCCGCACGCCGTCCAGCTCCTGCGAACCTACGCGCCCAAACGGCCGCCGTTCCCGTTCGCGCCGCGCGGGGAGCGGACCATCGCGCGCGCCTACGCGAAAGCCTTCGCCCGCGCTCGCTCCTTCATCTACATCGAGGACCAGTATTTCTGGTCGAAGGAGGTCGCCGCGGGTATCGCCAGGGCTCTCGTCAGGAACCCGCGATTGCAGGTCATCGTGGTGGTGCCCCGCTATCCCGATTGGGACGGTCCGCTCGCCGGACCTCCGAAACGGCTCGGTCAGCTGCGTGCCATCTCGATGCTGCGCCGGGCTGCATCCGACCGGATAGGCGTGTTCGATCTCGAGAACACAGCGGGGACTCCCATCTACCTCCACGCGAAGATCTGCATCGTCGACGACCTCTGGATGACCTGCGGGTCCGACAACTTCAACCGTCGCTCCTGGACTTCGGACAGCGAACTCACCTGCGCCGTCTTCGATCAGGGCGCGGAGGGGCATCCCCGCGACCGCTTGGCCCAAGAGTTGCGCCTGCAGCTCTGGGCCGAACACCTCGGCTTCGCCCCGGATGACCCGCGTCTCCTCGACGCCGACGGGGGACTTGCGCTGTGGAAGGCGAGTGCGGACGCGCTCGATCGGTGGCACGAGACCGTGCGCGACTCTCCGCGACCGACCGGACAGGTGCGCCGCCACCGCATCGAACCGGTCTCCCGACTCCAACGGCTCTGGGCGGACCCGCTCAACAGCCTCATCGTCGATCCGGATGCTCGCCCCCGCCGCCTGCGCGGCACCTCGAAGTTCTGA
- a CDS encoding NADP-dependent oxidoreductase, with the protein MKAARFSRFGRPEVLEIVELPDPHPGPGQVRIAVRAAGVNASDWKKRQGQMDPELPQTLGYEAAGVVDELGAGVDDVRIGDRVFGASEDGAAQAELAVLSYYAPIPPSLDFAGAAALPAAVETATRALDQLGVGAGTTLLVSGASGGIGSAAVQLAAVRGARVIGTAGVANHDYLRSLGAEPVAYGDGLRERVRALAPDGVDRALDVAGSGILPELIGLAGGAENVVTIADFVGAREHGVRFSRGEDGRAFHAIAGVGVLIESGQFSIPTVQTFPLADIAEAHRVGEAGRVSGKLVLLVGSGE; encoded by the coding sequence ATGAAAGCAGCCAGGTTCAGCCGGTTCGGCCGCCCGGAGGTCCTCGAGATCGTGGAACTGCCCGATCCGCATCCGGGTCCCGGCCAGGTCCGCATCGCAGTGCGCGCTGCCGGCGTCAACGCGAGCGACTGGAAGAAACGCCAGGGCCAGATGGATCCCGAGCTCCCGCAGACCCTCGGCTACGAGGCGGCGGGCGTCGTCGACGAGCTGGGGGCGGGCGTCGACGACGTGAGGATCGGCGACCGCGTGTTCGGCGCATCCGAGGACGGAGCGGCCCAGGCAGAACTCGCCGTGCTGTCCTACTATGCGCCGATCCCACCTTCCCTTGATTTCGCCGGCGCTGCCGCACTTCCGGCGGCTGTCGAGACGGCCACCCGCGCGCTCGACCAGCTCGGCGTCGGAGCTGGAACGACGTTGCTGGTCAGTGGCGCCTCCGGCGGCATCGGCAGCGCCGCCGTCCAGCTCGCTGCGGTTCGGGGGGCGCGGGTGATCGGCACCGCGGGTGTCGCCAACCACGACTACCTGAGGTCGCTCGGCGCCGAGCCTGTCGCCTACGGCGACGGTCTCAGGGAACGTGTTCGCGCCCTGGCACCGGATGGCGTCGACCGCGCGCTCGACGTCGCCGGGAGCGGCATCCTGCCCGAGCTCATCGGGCTGGCCGGCGGCGCGGAGAACGTCGTGACGATCGCCGACTTCGTCGGGGCACGAGAACACGGGGTGCGGTTCAGCCGCGGGGAAGACGGCCGCGCGTTCCACGCCATCGCAGGGGTCGGCGTTCTGATCGAGTCAGGTCAGTTCTCGATCCCGACCGTGCAGACCTTCCCCCTCGCAGACATCGCGGAGGCGCACCGCGTCGGCGAGGCCGGTCGCGTGAGCGGAAAACTGGTGCTGCTCGTCGGCTCCGGCGAATAG
- a CDS encoding ABC transporter ATP-binding protein, translating into MANEPAIRVQGIKKSFKDLHVLQGVDFDVAAGSIFALLGSNGAGKTTLVKILSTLLKADEGTATVHGFDVAAQPGDVRESISLTGQFAAVDEVLTGKENLVLVARLRHLKDPGGIADELLARFALTEAGGRKAGTYSGGMRRRLDIAMSLIGNPPVIFLDEPTTGLDPQARIEVWQTVKRLAGQGTTVLLTTQTLDEAEHLADRIAILHQGTIIQNGTLAELKQLLPAAKVEYVEKQPSLEDVFLALVGDTGTTDTTDDRTEGAVPAGKESR; encoded by the coding sequence ATGGCCAACGAACCGGCGATCCGGGTGCAGGGGATCAAGAAATCATTCAAAGACCTGCACGTACTGCAGGGCGTCGACTTCGACGTGGCAGCGGGGAGCATCTTCGCACTGCTCGGTTCGAACGGCGCCGGCAAGACCACCCTGGTGAAGATCCTCTCGACGCTGCTCAAGGCCGACGAGGGCACCGCCACCGTCCACGGCTTCGACGTCGCCGCCCAACCAGGCGATGTGCGCGAGTCGATCAGCCTGACCGGACAGTTCGCGGCGGTCGATGAGGTGCTCACCGGCAAGGAGAACCTCGTGCTTGTCGCGCGGCTTCGTCACCTGAAGGACCCGGGTGGGATCGCCGACGAGCTGCTCGCCCGCTTCGCACTCACCGAGGCAGGCGGCCGCAAGGCGGGCACGTATTCGGGCGGTATGCGACGCCGGCTGGACATCGCGATGAGCCTGATCGGCAACCCACCGGTCATCTTCCTCGACGAACCGACCACCGGACTCGATCCGCAGGCGCGCATCGAGGTGTGGCAGACCGTCAAGCGGCTCGCAGGGCAGGGCACGACCGTGCTGCTCACCACCCAGACCCTGGATGAAGCCGAGCATCTCGCCGACCGGATCGCGATCCTGCACCAGGGCACGATCATCCAGAACGGCACGCTCGCCGAGCTCAAACAGCTCCTCCCGGCCGCCAAAGTCGAATACGTCGAGAAGCAGCCCTCCCTCGAGGACGTCTTCCTCGCACTCGTCGGTGACACCGGCACTACAGACACCACTGACGACCGCACGGAAGGCGCGGTCCCCGCAGGAAAGGAATCACGATGA
- a CDS encoding methyltransferase family protein encodes MQWGRRYFAVQAVAGIAWWVAVFASPLVRETTLGHLDPIVVAAFDIPLFVVASAAAAFGLRAAAVVSTGWTGLVTAGLALYATITTEAGWGVLLMGAAAACSAIALCLVVFGNIPTGWLIRGPFAFRPAGARPTAASHLVSTFGQIVVFWGLFLIVIPLGIVALERRWAVALPLPPFASAPGVALFVLASALGIWSAVVMSTRGQGTPLPAAMPNHLVIAGPYRSVRNPMAIAGIAQGVAVGLILQSWLVIAYAVVGSLVWNYAVRPHEEADLEKRYGDEFKRYRDTVRCWIPRVRMVEPHADHVREKAPGIF; translated from the coding sequence ATGCAATGGGGTCGACGATATTTCGCCGTGCAGGCGGTCGCCGGGATCGCGTGGTGGGTCGCGGTGTTCGCATCCCCCCTCGTTCGCGAGACGACCCTCGGTCACCTCGACCCGATCGTCGTGGCCGCCTTCGACATCCCCCTGTTCGTCGTCGCCTCGGCGGCGGCGGCATTCGGCCTCCGCGCGGCCGCTGTCGTGAGCACAGGATGGACGGGGCTCGTCACCGCCGGGCTGGCGCTCTACGCGACGATCACGACCGAAGCCGGCTGGGGCGTGCTCCTCATGGGTGCGGCCGCAGCCTGTTCGGCGATCGCGCTCTGCCTCGTCGTCTTCGGGAACATCCCTACCGGTTGGCTGATCCGCGGCCCGTTCGCATTCCGTCCCGCCGGCGCTCGCCCGACCGCCGCATCCCATCTGGTTTCGACCTTCGGGCAGATCGTCGTGTTCTGGGGACTCTTCCTGATCGTGATCCCGCTCGGGATTGTCGCCCTCGAGCGCCGGTGGGCGGTTGCCCTCCCCTTGCCGCCGTTCGCGAGCGCGCCCGGTGTCGCACTCTTCGTGCTCGCCAGCGCTCTCGGCATCTGGTCCGCCGTCGTGATGTCGACCCGCGGCCAGGGCACGCCCCTCCCCGCTGCAATGCCGAACCACCTTGTCATCGCTGGGCCTTATCGCTCGGTGCGCAATCCGATGGCGATCGCGGGCATCGCTCAGGGCGTCGCGGTCGGCCTCATCCTGCAGTCGTGGCTGGTGATCGCGTACGCGGTCGTGGGGTCACTCGTCTGGAACTATGCCGTGCGGCCTCACGAGGAAGCCGACCTGGAGAAGCGGTACGGCGATGAGTTCAAGCGGTATCGCGACACCGTCCGCTGCTGGATCCCGCGCGTCCGAATGGTCGAACCGCACGCTGATCACGTTCGCGAAAAGGCTCCCGGAATTTTCTAG
- a CDS encoding tetratricopeptide repeat protein: MTFADVSAELERAIALGYERRDRNDMAPTIAYFENLLAENPGLPVLIYEVAGAYDTAGEELTAKSLYEEALAAGLSGERLRMCLCQYGSTLRWLGELDRSLEVLEDARIRFPESDAVRIFLALTLNELGRADEAVGVLLGTITAHADSTDLGRYATGLSSLADWYAQGRPGS; this comes from the coding sequence ATGACTTTCGCAGATGTGAGCGCCGAGCTGGAGCGGGCCATCGCCCTCGGGTATGAGCGCCGGGATCGCAACGACATGGCTCCGACGATCGCGTACTTCGAGAACCTTCTCGCCGAGAATCCGGGCCTTCCTGTGCTGATCTACGAGGTGGCGGGCGCCTACGATACAGCGGGCGAGGAGCTCACCGCGAAGTCCCTGTACGAGGAGGCGCTCGCCGCAGGCCTGTCGGGAGAACGGCTCCGGATGTGCCTGTGCCAGTACGGCAGCACCTTGCGCTGGCTCGGCGAACTCGACCGCTCGCTGGAGGTACTCGAGGATGCTCGGATCAGGTTCCCGGAGTCGGATGCCGTGCGCATCTTCCTCGCGCTCACCCTGAATGAGCTGGGCCGTGCGGATGAGGCGGTCGGTGTGCTTCTCGGCACGATCACCGCCCATGCAGACAGCACCGATCTCGGACGTTACGCGACCGGGCTCTCGAGTCTCGCGGACTGGTACGCGCAGGGGCGCCCCGGGTCGTGA